In Aegilops tauschii subsp. strangulata cultivar AL8/78 chromosome 3, Aet v6.0, whole genome shotgun sequence, one genomic interval encodes:
- the LOC109786720 gene encoding uncharacterized protein gives MLWEILFRLPQDLYSLPRASAVCKQWRGILIDPKFLCRFHAHHRKPPLLGLFHYSTTQIVFTPVLALPDRITPGRFSLGHCSSNILLDSRHGRVLVKDLVQKEIVVCDPITSKQHRMAIPPEFIDHYFSAAVLCAVSDQGHVHGGCHSCPFKVVLVSIYGEGQTVVCVYSSETATWGGLISTEAPHDGCLLDCPGTLVGSVLYWPLHIQGDNILEFDLDTQNLTVIKGPPDMQMYMTIFGNLHIMEAEDAWRCWSCCGVSP, from the coding sequence ATGCTCTGGGAGATCCTTTTCCGCCTCCCCCAGGACCTATACTCGCTCCCCCGCGCTTCAGCCGTCTGCAAGCAGTGGAGAGGCATCCTCATCGACCCCAAGTTCCTCTGTCGGTTCCATGCGCACCACCGCAAGCCGCCCCTCCTTGGCTTGTTCCATTACAGCACGACACAGATCGTGTTCACGCCCGTCCTGGCCCTTCCAGACCGCATCACCCCTGGGCGCTTCTCCCTTGGACACTGCAGCAGCAACATCCTGCTTGATTCCCGCCACGGCCGCGTCCTCGTCAAAGACTTGGTGCAAAAAGAGATTGTTGTGTGTGATCCTATCACCAGCAAGCAGCACCGCATGGCCATCCCGCCGGAGTTCATCGACCACTACTTCAGCGCGGCAGTGCTCTGCGCTGTCAGCGACCAGGGCCATGTGCACGGCGGCTGCCACTCCTGTCCCTTCAAGGTGGTCCTGGTGTCCATATACGGAGAGGGGCAAACCGTTGTCTGCGTTTACTCCTCAGAGACTGCCACATGGGGCGGTCTCATCTCTACGGAGGCTCCGCATGACGGGTGTTTGCTTGATTGTCCCGGCACCCTTGTTGGTAGTGTACTTTACTGGCCGTTACATATACAGGGAGACAACATACTTGAGTTTGATTTGGACACACAGAATCTTACTGTGATTAAGGGCCCTCCTGATATGCAGATGTATATGACTATTTTCGGCAACTTACATATCATGGAGGCAGAGGATGCATGGCGTTGTTGGTCTTGCTGCGGTGTCTCGCCTTAA
- the LOC109786724 gene encoding LEAF RUST 10 DISEASE-RESISTANCEUS RECEPTOR-LIKE PROTEIN KINASE-like 2.1: MANPGGHCCSIALQAFTILSVLAAVVADVQGGDGCPRFSCGHLKNLSDPFRQHGDPRECGSPYFELVCSNSQATIRIGSATYYVVGINYADWSGINHSVPSSLWLTDTSFNTNSSCPLPASYSYPDGIDDRSDDHYYLRAEGRWACFANCSRAVVNNSRYKPAPCLSAKNSFVYVWADRNYCDIQSLERSCGYLAASPFDGSSIPDKQLPNASYADIMHFISKGFHVAVGRGSWVESLSTVIKGCLNNSTSDFRKQASPANRMNQIRAFFWSVIPFLKCLEGSLSIGVYVRYPRLMYERYPRLMYVVVGISTIISALDIAKFLFVLCRFVLAPLAVLIFLAYKFWKTRITIDAVEKFLRMQQMIGPMRYTYTDIIAVTSHFKDKLGQGGYGSVYKGVLLPGDFHIAVKMLESNSNCHGEDFMSEVSTIGRIHHVNVVRLVGFCSEEMRRALVYEYMPQGSLDKYIFSAEKSFSWDKLIEIALGIARGINYLHQGCEMQILHFDIKPHNILLDSNFVPKVADFGLAKLYPRDKSFVPSRALRGTVGYIAPEMISRSFGVISSKSDVYSFGMLLLEMAGGRRNADPNAPNSSQAYYPSWVYDRLTEQEVCEISPVADMHELERKLCIVGLWCIQMKSHDRPAMSEVIEMLEGGFDGLQMPSRPFFCDDEHTAVPDSYPLLSELTEISEEDEISDSYVSRIL; this comes from the exons ATGGCGAACCCTGGTGGAcattgttgctccattgctttgCAAGCATTTACTATCTTATCTGTGCTTGCAGCTGTAGTTGCAGATGTCCAAGGAGGAGATGGATGCCCACGTTTCTCCTGCGGACATCTCAAGAACTTATCGGATCCATTCCGCCAGCATGGTGATCCACGTGAGTGCGGTTCTCCATACTTTGAGCTGGTGTGCAGCAACAGCCAGGCCACAATTCGAATTGGGAGTGCAACGTACTATGTGGTTGGCATCAACTATGCTGACTGGTCTGGCATCAACCATAGTGTCCCGTCGTCCTTATGGCTCACGGACACTAGCTTCAATACAAACAGCAGCTGCCCTCTTCCTGCTAGCTACTCTTACCCGGACGGAATAGATGATAGATCAGATGACCATTACTATTTGAGAGCTGAAGGTCGTTGGGCATGCTTTGCTAATTGTTCGCGAGCAGTAGTGAATAACAGTCGATACAAGCCCGCTCCTTGCCTGAGTGCGAAAAATTCATTTGTTTATGTCTGGGCTGACCGTAATTATTGTGATATTCAATCTCTTGAGCGTTCCTGTGGATACTTGGCCGCGTCACCCTTTGATGGTTCATCAATCCCAGACAAACAGTTACCAAATGCAAGTTACGCAGATATCATGCACTTCATAAGCAAGGGATTTCATGTTGCTGTTGGTCGTGGTAGTTGGGTTGAGAGCCTTTCTACAGTCATCAAAGGTTGCCTGAACAATTCAACAAG TGACTTCAGGAAGCAAGCATCTCCTGCAAATAGAATGAATCAGATTCGTGCTTTTTTCTGGAGTGTGATACCGTTCTTAAAATGCTTAGAAGGTTCTCTTTCAATAGGAGTTTATGTAAGATACCCGCGTCTCATGTATGAAAGATACCCGCGTCTCATGTATGTGGTTGTGGGTATTAGCACCATAATATCTGCTCTTGATATCGCCAAATTCCTTTTTG TACTATGCAGGTTCGTGCTGGCACCCTTGGCAGTATTGATCTTCCTTGCATACAAGTTCTGGAAAACAAGGATCACAATTGATGCCGTTGAGAAGTTCCTCCGGATGCAACAAATGATCGGCCCGATGAGGTACACCTACACAGACATCATTGCAGTCACCAGCCATTTCAAAGACAAGCTGGGCCAAGGTGGCTATGGATCTGTATACAAGGGTGTGCTACTCCCTGGCGATTTCCATATCGCTGTCAAAATGCTAGAGAGTAACTCCAACTGCCATGGAGAAGATTTCATGAGTGAAGTTTCAACCATTGGCAGGATCCACCATGTCAATGTGGTGCGTCTGGTCGGGTTCTGCTCAGAGGAGATGAGGAGGGCCCTTGTCTATGAGTACATGCCTCAAGGTTCTCTGGATAAGTACATCTTCTCAGCTGAGAAGAGTTTCTCCTGGGACAAGCTCATCGAGATTGCTTTGGGCATTGCCCGAGGGATCAACTACCTGCATCAGGGGTGTGAGATGCAGATTCTACACTTTGACATCAAGCCTCACAACATCCTTCTTGATAGCAATTTTGTCCCAAAAGTAGCTGATTTTGGTCTCGCCAAGCTGTACCCAAGGGATAAGAGTTTTGTGCCATCGAGAGCCCTACGGGGAACTGTTGGGTACATAGCTCCTGAGATGATATCACGGAGCTTTGGTGTCATATCGAGCAAGTCTGACGTTTACAGCTTCGGAATGCTGCTGCTGGAGAtggctggaggaagaaggaaCGCCGATCCAAATGCACCAAACTCAAGCCAAGCGTACTACCCATCATGGGTGTATGACAGACTAACTGAACAAGAAGTGTGTGAGATATCTCCCGTTGCTGACATGCACGAGTTGGAGAGGAAGCTGTGCATCGTTGGACTATGGTGCATCCAGATGAAGTCGCATGACAGGCCGGCAATGAGCGAGGTCATAGAGATGCTGGAAGGTGGCTTCGATGGCCTGCAAATGCCTTCCAGGCCATTCTTCTGCGACGATGAACACACCGCCGTCCCAGATTCTTACCCTTTGTTATCCGAGCTGACTGAGATCTCAGAGGAGGATGAGATCTCGGATTCTTATGTTTCCCGAATCCTGTGA
- the LOC109786722 gene encoding rust resistance kinase Lr10 — protein MSKFLVAAVLLSLINHGADLATAWDDKDFFRYCPASKCSKHGPEIRFPFRLKSSNTSCSMTPCMELACSDQDTILVHPSLGRCKVTAIDYPNRHMYITPLVFYSSPCPLKKLFSRSIPIDAYAENQGPCPDIFLEQNMTLVCCPREFTPSSIDVADSIAGPVSCLSNATNFSYLVDSSGPISILPSDCKVCSDGVVPIAFNSDLRSMYDDGPPPFKSSAERILSFAEIKLEWREMDENIPCLYCEQQGRHCAFSSERNQTFCMPHGSRITVIAATSSVTAFVVLLLTVATALYLSLKTRYNEEIHLKVEMFLKTYGTSKPTRYTFSEVKKMARRFKEKVGQGGFGTVYKGELANGVPVAVKLLENSTGEGGEFINEVATIGRIHHANIVQLLGFCSEGTRRALIYEFMPNDSLEKYIFSTDSNIYRQLLVPEKMLDVSLGIARGMEYLHQGCNQRILHFDIKPHNILLDYNFNPKISDFGLAKLCARDQSIVTLTAARGTMGYIAPELYSRNFGGISYKSDVYSFGMLVLEMVSGRRNLDPSVGSQNEVYLPEWIYEKVITGQELELSLEMAQEEKEKVRQLAIVGLWCIQWNPKNRPSMTKVVNMLTGRLQNLQIPPKPFISSGNHPVV, from the exons ATGAGTAAATTCCTTGTTGCAGCTGTTCTACTATCTCTCATCAACCATGGAGCCGACTTGGCCACAGCGTGGGATGATAAAGATTTCTTCAGATATTGTCCAGCATCCAAGTGCAGCAAACATGGTCCAGAGATAAGGTTCCCTTTCCGACTTAAATCCAGCAATACATCATGCAGCATGACACCATGCATGGAGTTAGCATGCTCTGACCAAGACACCATTCTAGTTCACCCAAGCCTTGGTCGATGCAAGGTGACTGCCATAGATTACCCTAATCGTCACATGTATATCACCCCGCTTGTATTCTACTCATCTCCCTGTCCGCTCAAGAAGCTCTTCTCTAGAAGCATACCGATTGATGCCTATGCGGAGAACCAGGGCCCATGTCCGGACATATTTCTTGAGCAAAATATGACCCTAGTATGCTGTCCGAGAGAGTTCACGCCAAGCAGTATTGATGTTGCCGATAGCATTGCTGGCCCAGTCTCCTGCCTTAGTAATGCAACCAACTTCTCGTATTTGGTAGATTCTTCTGGACCCATTTCCATTCTTCCGTCCGACTGCAAGGTGTGCTCAGATGGCGTCGTCCCTATAGCCTTCAACAGCGACCTGAGATCCATGTACGACGACGGACCACCTCCCTTCAAGTCAAGTGCAGAAAGAATCCTCAGCTTTGCCGAGATTAAGCTGGAATGGCGTGAAATGGACGAAAACATCCCGTGCCTGTACTGCGAACAGCAAGGGAGACACTGTGCATTCAGCTCGGAAAGGAATCAAACATTCTGCATGCCTCATG GTTCGCGTATCACAGTTATCGCAG CTACATCATCGGTGACCGCATTTGTTGTTCTTTTGTTGACGGTGGCCACTGCACTTTATCTTTCACTGAAGACAAGATATAATGAAGAGATACATTTGAAGGTCGAAATGTTTCTCAAGACATATGGCACATCAAAACCCACGAGGTACACTTTCTCAGAAGTTAAAAAGATGGCAAGGCGGTTTAAGGAGAAAGTAGGGCAAGGAGGATTTGGAACTGTATACAAAGGTGAGCTAGCAAATGGAGTGCCAGTGGCAGTCAAATTGCTAGAAAACTCTACAGGAGAAGGAGGGGAATTCATTAATGAAGTCGCAACCATCGGGAGAATCCACCATGCAAACATTGTCCAGCTCCTCGGCTTTTGCTCAGAAGGAACTAGGCGCGCTCTTATTTATGAATTCATGCCTAATGACTCATTAGAGAAGTACATATTCTCGACTGATTCTAATATCTATCGGCAACTCCTAGTACCCGAAAAAATGCTAGATGTTTCTCTAGGGATTGCCCGAGGAATGGAATACCTACATCAAGGGTGCAACCAGCGTATTCTCCACTTTGACATCAAGCCTCACAACATCCTGCTGGACTACAACTTCAATCCAAAGATCTCAGACTTTGGCCTAGCAAAGTTGTGCGCAAGGGACCAGAGCATTGTTACCTTGACTGCGGCGAGAGGCACAATGGGCTATATTGCACCTGAGCTATATTCAAGGAACTTTGGGGGAATATCATACAAGTCGGATGTTTACAGTTTTGGCATGCTAGTGTTAGAAATGGTAAGTGGAAGGAGAAACTTGGACCCAAGTGTTGGGAGCCAGAACGAGGTCTACCTCCCGGAGTGGATCTATGAGAAAGTAATTACTGGGCAAGAATTGGAGCTTAGTTTGGAAATGGCACAGGAAGAGAAAGAAAAGGTTAGACAGCTTGCCATTGTGGGACTATGGTGTATCCAGTGGAACCCAAAGAATCGGCCCTCGATGACAAAGGTGGTAAACATGTTAACGGGGAGGTTGCAGAATCTACAGATTCCACCTAAGCCGTTCATCTCATCTGGAAATCATCCTGTGGTGTAA